Proteins encoded together in one Microplitis mediator isolate UGA2020A chromosome 7, iyMicMedi2.1, whole genome shotgun sequence window:
- the LOC130670698 gene encoding COP9 signalosome complex subunit 6 isoform X1, with protein MSGTSKQDAGEMEVDENVVLDNGSSSMEVVNQPVPEAAPVPAGAGSSNSTSNSSRVMASSGTLGSVSVSLHPLVIMNVSEHWTRLRAQEGSEQLVYGALIGKQKGRHIEIMNSFELVFTMIGTDVIIDRDYYNTKEEQFKQVFSDMDFLGWYTTGDMPNDRDISVHRQICGINESPVLLKLDPRPKNPDQLSVAMYESVIDLVAGEATMLFVPLTYTLATEEAERIGVDHVARMCSNEQGESSLVAEHLMAQHSAIKMLYSRVKLILTYLRAVEKGELPPNHEILRAARSLAHHLPVLNSDKFKADFYNQCNDFGLMTYLGMITKGCNDINQFVNKFNILYDRSGMGPGHMRRTGTNHKRRTHLLAFSQDNNVLS; from the exons ATGAGTGGTACGTCAAAGCAAGATGCGGGAGAGATGGAGGTTGACGAGAACGTCGTCTTGGACAACGGGTCCAGTTCCATGGAAGTCGTGAACCAGCCGGTTCCTGAAGCGGCACCGGTACCAGCAGGAGCCGGAAGTTCAAACTCTACAAGTAACTCAAGTCGTGTGATGGCATCCTCTGGAACTCTGGGGTCAGTATCTGTCAGTTTGCATCCCTTAGTTATCATGAACGTCAGTGAACACTGGACCAGGTTACGGGCACAGGAAGGAAGTGAACAATTAG TTTACGGAGCTTTGATTGGAAAACAGAAAGGAAGACACATAGAGATAATGAACTCATTCGAGCTGGTGTTCACGATGATTGGCACTGATGTTATTATTGACAGAGACTATTACAACACCAAGGAAGAACAGTTCAAGCAGGTGTTCAGCGACATGGACTTCCTGGGTTGGTATACCACTGGAGACATGCCCAATGACAGGGACATCAGTGTCCACAGGCAAATTTGCGGCATCAACGAGAGCCCTGTCCTGCTGAAACTCGACCCGAGACCTAAAAATCCggat caattGTCTGTAGCGATGTACGAGTCTGTTATTGATCTTGTTGCTGGGGAAGCGACGATGCTTTTTGTACCTTTAACTTATACTTTGGCTACTGAAGAAGCTGAGAGAATTGGTGTCGATCATGTTGCGCGAATGTGCAGCAATGAACAAGGGGAAAGCTCTCTag ttgctgAACATCTTATGGCGCAACACAGTGCCATAAAAATGTTATACTCAcgtgtgaaactgatcttaaCGTACCTCCGTGCTGTCGAGAAAGGAGAATTGCCACCGAACCATGAAATTTTGCGAGCTGCTAGATCTCTAGCTCATCACTTGCCAGTTTTGAATAGCGATAAATTCAAAGCTGACTTTTACAAC CAATGCAACGATTTTGGCTTGATGACTTATCTGGGAATGATCACCAAGGGCTGCAACGACATAAACCAGTTCGTaaacaaattcaatattttatacgACCGGTCTGGAATGGGCCCAGGCCACATGAGAC GAACAGGTACAAATCATAAGAGACGCACCCACTTGCTCGCTTTCTCTCAGGATAATAATGTTTTGTCGTAG
- the LOC130670698 gene encoding COP9 signalosome complex subunit 6 isoform X2, whose protein sequence is MSGTSKQDAGEMEVDENVVLDNGSSSMEVVNQPVPEAAPVPAGAGSSNSTSNSSRVMASSGTLGSVSVSLHPLVIMNVSEHWTRLRAQEGSEQLVYGALIGKQKGRHIEIMNSFELVFTMIGTDVIIDRDYYNTKEEQFKQVFSDMDFLGWYTTGDMPNDRDISVHRQICGINESPVLLKLDPRPKNPDQLSVAMYESVIDLVAGEATMLFVPLTYTLATEEAERIGVDHVARMCSNEQGESSLVAEHLMAQHSAIKMLYSRVKLILTYLRAVEKGELPPNHEILRAARSLAHHLPVLNSDKFKADFYNQCNDFGLMTYLGMITKGCNDINQFVNKFNILYDRSGMGPGHMRRMRSLFF, encoded by the exons ATGAGTGGTACGTCAAAGCAAGATGCGGGAGAGATGGAGGTTGACGAGAACGTCGTCTTGGACAACGGGTCCAGTTCCATGGAAGTCGTGAACCAGCCGGTTCCTGAAGCGGCACCGGTACCAGCAGGAGCCGGAAGTTCAAACTCTACAAGTAACTCAAGTCGTGTGATGGCATCCTCTGGAACTCTGGGGTCAGTATCTGTCAGTTTGCATCCCTTAGTTATCATGAACGTCAGTGAACACTGGACCAGGTTACGGGCACAGGAAGGAAGTGAACAATTAG TTTACGGAGCTTTGATTGGAAAACAGAAAGGAAGACACATAGAGATAATGAACTCATTCGAGCTGGTGTTCACGATGATTGGCACTGATGTTATTATTGACAGAGACTATTACAACACCAAGGAAGAACAGTTCAAGCAGGTGTTCAGCGACATGGACTTCCTGGGTTGGTATACCACTGGAGACATGCCCAATGACAGGGACATCAGTGTCCACAGGCAAATTTGCGGCATCAACGAGAGCCCTGTCCTGCTGAAACTCGACCCGAGACCTAAAAATCCggat caattGTCTGTAGCGATGTACGAGTCTGTTATTGATCTTGTTGCTGGGGAAGCGACGATGCTTTTTGTACCTTTAACTTATACTTTGGCTACTGAAGAAGCTGAGAGAATTGGTGTCGATCATGTTGCGCGAATGTGCAGCAATGAACAAGGGGAAAGCTCTCTag ttgctgAACATCTTATGGCGCAACACAGTGCCATAAAAATGTTATACTCAcgtgtgaaactgatcttaaCGTACCTCCGTGCTGTCGAGAAAGGAGAATTGCCACCGAACCATGAAATTTTGCGAGCTGCTAGATCTCTAGCTCATCACTTGCCAGTTTTGAATAGCGATAAATTCAAAGCTGACTTTTACAAC CAATGCAACGATTTTGGCTTGATGACTTATCTGGGAATGATCACCAAGGGCTGCAACGACATAAACCAGTTCGTaaacaaattcaatattttatacgACCGGTCTGGAATGGGCCCAGGCCACATGAGACGTATGcgaagtctttttttttga
- the LOC130670696 gene encoding uncharacterized protein LOC130670696 isoform X2 produces the protein MALVMLPCDLPWWPTVVKQLDKAALARNPKDLIDAMQRIHDMCNISLDPDEDEQDPDLFVGFAKFIDEDLGPGEREQMFVKTIPKIVERAKALRNTKPPQGLYFSLQQQGDHVEYSYGFASSLVANAFFSTYPKRTVKTHPTLGDFNFTNFFKNLHQNSQKIKLQSILQYFDFLESDGALEGRMIVSRQVMTSKQWLTIEDWLESNVPLCPLTIRHVGRLERVDTETKVLHVCFSSSRFGEGVLEDVISQETVHIVTHPEILAVILSVEALEDNEVLIVEGARHVSRINNPKQNKATFESIPNPNPVTICCMDAENYSNLPLRQFEEDNILREMNKSLLGFRQRHLPASPTETVSLDVACADGCPVTRRLSPIGESFSSASPEIETAEDKVVINNNNHHNNNNSNRANGNLSENASMENSTDVRPRPNGRSTTQRSLSPDKFISGYHKSLSNVSTRSRFIVLGSSGEVLPVTRKSLGQMSVYESCNSQSTESFHSAKDSMDEEHPAGKYDEEEFKLTRKYSNQLDTPERRGTFAQRLKEALNRESTATGSSEDSSGESSYAVGINISGSHVGDQDIKVRRGGSRGFVLRDETVDEDFLKASLEAEQKWLGKFKQTQQPVLQRKDTNNSSKYSFSTEYSSDFCSELEEVYEQLSKWLDDPIVSDENRELEARDRAVIQFAGSLLRRALSESFAGVPVQEGEPQLLIGPNDVQQKHKLALAVRSLSLELARQRNKRQQSIPGDSSPQDGGLLPVATGNWGCGSRLKGDPQLKLVIQWLAASLAGVPRLIYYTCGNQSLSKLDTVSRVLTDRRWTVGDLSTAMLRFAVHTLEDRVKGRNSLFEELIGVDKPSP, from the exons tATAAGTCTAGATCCAGACGAAGATGAACAAGATCCCGATCTCTTTGTTGGGTTTGCCAAATTTATTGATGAAGATCTGGGCCCGGGCGAACGGGAGCAAATGTTTGTTAAGACAATACCGAAAATTGTCGAGAGGGCCAAAGCTCTGAGGAATACTAAACCACCGCAGGGACTTTATTTCAGCTTACAACAGCAAG GAGACCACGTGGAATACAGTTACGGCTTCGCTTCATCCCTGGTAGCCAATGCCTTCTTCTCGACTTACCCGAAACGCACAGTCAAGACCCACCCGACATTAGGAGACTTCAATTTCACAAACTTCTTCAAAAATCTCCATca aaatagtcaaaagataaaattacaaagtattcttcaatattttgattttttggagAGCGATGGAGCACTTGAGGGCCGTATGATCGTGTCCAGGCAG gtCATGACTTCGAAGCAATGGCTGACTATCGAAGACTGGCTTGAGAGCAACGTCCCCTTGTGCCCCTTGACGATACGTCATGTCGGACGACTTGAGCGAGTCGATACTGAGACAAAAGTTCTGCATGTTTGTTTTTCAAGCTCGAGATTCGGCGAGGGCGTGCTCGAAGACGTTATTAGCCAAGAAACTGTACAT aTAGTAACTCATCCCGAAATTCTTGCTGTGATATTGTCCGTCGAGGCCTTAGAAGACAACGAAGTACTGATAGTCGAAGGTGCGAGACACGTATCAAGAATAAATAACCCAAAGCAGAACAAGGCGACATTTGAAAGCATCCCTAATCCGAACCCCGTAACTATCTGCTGCATGGACGCCGAAAACTATTCAAATTTACCACTTAGACAGTTCGAGGAAGACAATATTCTGCGTGAAATGAATAAATCGCTGCTGGGTTTCCGTCAAAGACATTTACCAGCGAGCCCGACGGAAACAGTCAGCCTGGATGTTGCTTGTGCTGATGGCTGTCCAGTCACGCGCAGACTGTCTCCCATCGGGGAGAGTTTCAGCAGCGCGTCGCCGGAGATCGAAACCGCTGAAGACAAAGTCGTTATCAACAACAATAatcatcacaataataataacagcaaTCGGGCTAATGGAAATTTGTCTGAAAATGCCAGCATGGAAAATTCAACCGACGTCCGTCCTAGGCCTAATGGAAGATCCACGACTCAGAGGTCTCTCAGTCCGGATAAATTTATCTCGGGATATCACAAGAGTCTTAGTAATGTCAGCACACGAAGCAGGTTCATTGTTTTGGGATCTAGTGGAGAAGTGCTGCCGGTAACGCGAAAATCTCTTGGGCAAATGTCTGTGTATGAGAGCTGCAATAGTCAGAGTACTGAAAGTTTCCATAGCGCTAAAGATTCTATGGATGAAGAACATCCGGCTGGTAAATAcg atgaagaagaatttaaattaacgcgCAAGTACAGTAATCAATTAGACACACCTGAAAGAAGAGGAACGTTTGCTCAAAGATTAAAAGAAGCACTTAATCGCGAAAGTACTGCTACCGGATCATCTGAAGATTCATCTGGAGAAAGCAGTTACGCTGTTGGAATTAATATCTCTGGAAGTCATGTCGGCGATCAAGATATTAA agtaAGAAGAGGAGGCTCCAGAGGATTCGTCTTACGAGACGAGACTGTTGATGAAGATTTTCTCAAAGCTTCTTTAGAAGCTGAACAAAAATGGCTTGGGAAGTTCAAACAGACTCAGCAGCCGGTTTTACAAAGAAAAGACACCAATAACAGTAGCAAATACAGTTTTAGTACGGAATATAGCTCTG ATTTTTGCTCAGAGTTGGAAGAAGTGTATGAGCAATTGTCAAAATGGCTGGACGACCCGATCGTGTCGGACGAAAACCGCGAGCTGGAGGCAAGAGACCGCGCAGTGATCCAGTTCGCGGGCTCTTTACTGAGACGAGCGTTGAGTGAATCCTTCGCTGGGGTGCCTGTCCAAGAAGGAGAACCCCAGCTGCTTATTGGCCCTAATGACGTCCAGCAAAAGCACAAACTGGCTCTGGCTGTGCGGAGTCTCAGTCTTGAGCTCGCGAGGCAGAGAAACAAACGGCAGCAGTcg ATACCAGGTGACAGCAGTCCTCAAGACGGAGGACTCCTACCAGTGGCGACGGGCAACTGGGGCTGCGGTTCCCGACTCAAAGGTGATCCGCAGCTGAAGCTGGTGATCCAGTGGCTTGCGGCGTCGCTTGCTGGAGTTCCGCGGCTAATTTACTACACCTGCGGTAATCAAAGTCTGTCAAag CTCGATACCGTCAGCAGAGTCCTCACTGACAGAAGATGGACAGTAGGAGATTTGTCGACCGCGATGCTGAGGTTCGCGGTCCATACCCTCGAGGACAGAGTCAAGGGCAGGAACAGTCTCTTTGAAGAACTGATTGGCGTTGACAAGCCCAGCCCTTAG
- the LOC130670696 gene encoding uncharacterized protein LOC130670696 isoform X1, with translation MALVMLPCDLPWWPTVVKQLDKAALARNPKDLIDAMQRIHDMCNISLDPDEDEQDPDLFVGFAKFIDEDLGPGEREQMFVKTIPKIVERAKALRNTKPPQGLYFSLQQQGDHVEYSYGFASSLVANAFFSTYPKRTVKTHPTLGDFNFTNFFKNLHQNSQKIKLQSILQYFDFLESDGALEGRMIVSRQVMTSKQWLTIEDWLESNVPLCPLTIRHVGRLERVDTETKVLHVCFSSSRFGEGVLEDVISQETVHIVTHPEILAVILSVEALEDNEVLIVEGARHVSRINNPKQNKATFESIPNPNPVTICCMDAENYSNLPLRQFEEDNILREMNKSLLGFRQRHLPASPTETVSLDVACADGCPVTRRLSPIGESFSSASPEIETAEDKVVINNNNHHNNNNSNRANGNLSENASMENSTDVRPRPNGRSTTQRSLSPDKFISGYHKSLSNVSTRSRFIVLGSSGEVLPVTRKSLGQMSVYESCNSQSTESFHSAKDSMDEEHPAGKYDEEEFKLTRKYSNQLDTPERRGTFAQRLKEALNRESTATGSSEDSSGESSYAVGINISGSHVGDQDIKVRRGGSRGFVLRDETVDEDFLKASLEAEQKWLGKFKQTQQPVLQRKDTNNSSKYSFSTEYSSDFCSELEEVYEQLSKWLDDPIVSDENRELEARDRAVIQFAGSLLRRALSESFAGVPVQEGEPQLLIGPNDVQQKHKLALAVRSLSLELARQRNKRQQSVSEPISEQAEDQDVEDEDEDEDQDQNQDQDQDQDQEPGEDNKFLDALEVQESSKKIESNANSKWAIKFTSTVELETLVEEDAAASRLPLEENFEDKNNKIISKHTEGKNHLIPGDSSPQDGGLLPVATGNWGCGSRLKGDPQLKLVIQWLAASLAGVPRLIYYTCGNQSLSKLDTVSRVLTDRRWTVGDLSTAMLRFAVHTLEDRVKGRNSLFEELIGVDKPSP, from the exons tATAAGTCTAGATCCAGACGAAGATGAACAAGATCCCGATCTCTTTGTTGGGTTTGCCAAATTTATTGATGAAGATCTGGGCCCGGGCGAACGGGAGCAAATGTTTGTTAAGACAATACCGAAAATTGTCGAGAGGGCCAAAGCTCTGAGGAATACTAAACCACCGCAGGGACTTTATTTCAGCTTACAACAGCAAG GAGACCACGTGGAATACAGTTACGGCTTCGCTTCATCCCTGGTAGCCAATGCCTTCTTCTCGACTTACCCGAAACGCACAGTCAAGACCCACCCGACATTAGGAGACTTCAATTTCACAAACTTCTTCAAAAATCTCCATca aaatagtcaaaagataaaattacaaagtattcttcaatattttgattttttggagAGCGATGGAGCACTTGAGGGCCGTATGATCGTGTCCAGGCAG gtCATGACTTCGAAGCAATGGCTGACTATCGAAGACTGGCTTGAGAGCAACGTCCCCTTGTGCCCCTTGACGATACGTCATGTCGGACGACTTGAGCGAGTCGATACTGAGACAAAAGTTCTGCATGTTTGTTTTTCAAGCTCGAGATTCGGCGAGGGCGTGCTCGAAGACGTTATTAGCCAAGAAACTGTACAT aTAGTAACTCATCCCGAAATTCTTGCTGTGATATTGTCCGTCGAGGCCTTAGAAGACAACGAAGTACTGATAGTCGAAGGTGCGAGACACGTATCAAGAATAAATAACCCAAAGCAGAACAAGGCGACATTTGAAAGCATCCCTAATCCGAACCCCGTAACTATCTGCTGCATGGACGCCGAAAACTATTCAAATTTACCACTTAGACAGTTCGAGGAAGACAATATTCTGCGTGAAATGAATAAATCGCTGCTGGGTTTCCGTCAAAGACATTTACCAGCGAGCCCGACGGAAACAGTCAGCCTGGATGTTGCTTGTGCTGATGGCTGTCCAGTCACGCGCAGACTGTCTCCCATCGGGGAGAGTTTCAGCAGCGCGTCGCCGGAGATCGAAACCGCTGAAGACAAAGTCGTTATCAACAACAATAatcatcacaataataataacagcaaTCGGGCTAATGGAAATTTGTCTGAAAATGCCAGCATGGAAAATTCAACCGACGTCCGTCCTAGGCCTAATGGAAGATCCACGACTCAGAGGTCTCTCAGTCCGGATAAATTTATCTCGGGATATCACAAGAGTCTTAGTAATGTCAGCACACGAAGCAGGTTCATTGTTTTGGGATCTAGTGGAGAAGTGCTGCCGGTAACGCGAAAATCTCTTGGGCAAATGTCTGTGTATGAGAGCTGCAATAGTCAGAGTACTGAAAGTTTCCATAGCGCTAAAGATTCTATGGATGAAGAACATCCGGCTGGTAAATAcg atgaagaagaatttaaattaacgcgCAAGTACAGTAATCAATTAGACACACCTGAAAGAAGAGGAACGTTTGCTCAAAGATTAAAAGAAGCACTTAATCGCGAAAGTACTGCTACCGGATCATCTGAAGATTCATCTGGAGAAAGCAGTTACGCTGTTGGAATTAATATCTCTGGAAGTCATGTCGGCGATCAAGATATTAA agtaAGAAGAGGAGGCTCCAGAGGATTCGTCTTACGAGACGAGACTGTTGATGAAGATTTTCTCAAAGCTTCTTTAGAAGCTGAACAAAAATGGCTTGGGAAGTTCAAACAGACTCAGCAGCCGGTTTTACAAAGAAAAGACACCAATAACAGTAGCAAATACAGTTTTAGTACGGAATATAGCTCTG ATTTTTGCTCAGAGTTGGAAGAAGTGTATGAGCAATTGTCAAAATGGCTGGACGACCCGATCGTGTCGGACGAAAACCGCGAGCTGGAGGCAAGAGACCGCGCAGTGATCCAGTTCGCGGGCTCTTTACTGAGACGAGCGTTGAGTGAATCCTTCGCTGGGGTGCCTGTCCAAGAAGGAGAACCCCAGCTGCTTATTGGCCCTAATGACGTCCAGCAAAAGCACAAACTGGCTCTGGCTGTGCGGAGTCTCAGTCTTGAGCTCGCGAGGCAGAGAAACAAACGGCAGCAGTcg GTATCAGAGCCGATAAGCGAACAGGCTGAGGACCAAGACGTCgaagatgaagatgaagatgagGACCAGGACCAGAACCAGGACCAGGATCAGGACCAGGATCAGGAGCCGggtgaagacaataaatttttggatgcCCTTGAAGTACAAGAGTCTTCAAAGAAAATAGAATCAAACGCAAACAGTAAATGGGCAATTAAATTTACCTCCACAGTGGAACTGGAAACTCTCGTCGAAGAAGACGCAGCGGCCTCTCGTCTTCCTTTGGAAGAAAACTTTGAggataaaaacaataaaattatttctaaacatacggaaggaaaaaatcatttg ATACCAGGTGACAGCAGTCCTCAAGACGGAGGACTCCTACCAGTGGCGACGGGCAACTGGGGCTGCGGTTCCCGACTCAAAGGTGATCCGCAGCTGAAGCTGGTGATCCAGTGGCTTGCGGCGTCGCTTGCTGGAGTTCCGCGGCTAATTTACTACACCTGCGGTAATCAAAGTCTGTCAAag CTCGATACCGTCAGCAGAGTCCTCACTGACAGAAGATGGACAGTAGGAGATTTGTCGACCGCGATGCTGAGGTTCGCGGTCCATACCCTCGAGGACAGAGTCAAGGGCAGGAACAGTCTCTTTGAAGAACTGATTGGCGTTGACAAGCCCAGCCCTTAG